The following proteins come from a genomic window of Megalobrama amblycephala isolate DHTTF-2021 linkage group LG1, ASM1881202v1, whole genome shotgun sequence:
- the zgc:113333 gene encoding beta-N-acetylhexosaminidase isoform X3: MNSQKLMRLIICGLVIVAMMKFFLSLSTSQGASEKTHQVIQGGKFWASQHIPELNLDKNQEDPVKIEHADPEVKPEVKPEVKPEVKPEVHPEVHPEVQPEKKDTIQSNKEELKPEIPNNTPTDPLKIVHLDLKGAAPKVKYLKEIFPLLSSLGANGILLEYEDMFPYEGELAILKSSFAYSPEDIEEIKSLAKQHKLELIPLVQVFGHLEFVLKHEKYFRLREVEAFPNSLNPLAPGSIDLVQDMLTQVMNKHPEAEWFHIGADEVRGLGESEDSKRWLEANNGDMAKLFLNHVTAVGRFMTNLKRGIKLILWDDMFRTLSSDSIKASGLQDLASPMIWTYTPNMDVKVIGSYITKYEEAGFHGVWFASAFKGASGIDQMWTPINHHLKNHLQWQQVITSMPQYKSVRYQGIALTGWQRYEHHTVLCELLPVAIPSLAVCLQTLKYGSFDAKAQSEVQRILGCEIELSKNECKGVSFPGSDVYEKVKNIKNNLESSVKKIMENYHVRGSFSSYNRKRNFANPRNLGFFRDDLKKLMNEWDSFLRTFRESMEAIFYPDTLEEWLEENVNEHIETLSKMVVDVERIIALNGQPKADPLKTR, from the exons ATGAACAGTCAAAAGTTAATGAGGTTAATCATCTGTGGCTTGGTGATTGTTGCCATGATGAAATTTTTCTTAAGCCTCAG CACAAGCCAAGGCGCAAGTGAAAAGACACACCAAGTCATACAAGGTGGTAAGTTCTGGGCTAGCCAGCATATCCCAGAGCTGAATTTGGATAAAAATCAGGAGGATCCTGTCAAAATAGAACATGCAGATCCAGAGGTTAAGCCAGAGGTTAAGCCAGAGGTTAAGCCAGAGGTTAAGCCAGAG GTTCACCCAGAGGTTCACCCCGAGGTTCAGCCAGAGAAAAAAGACACGATCCAATCAAACAAAGAGGAGTTGAAACCAGAAATTCCAAACAATACACCGACAGATCCACTAAAGATTGTGCACTTAGATCTGAAAGGTGCAGCACCCAAAGTCAAATATCTCAAAGAG ATATTCCCTCTACTGTCATCTCTGGGTGCTAATGGGATATTGCTGGAATATGAGGATATGTTTCCCTATGAGGGGGAACTCGCAATTCTCAAATCAAGCTTTGCATACAG TCCGGAAGATATAGAGGAAATCAAGTCACTGGCCAAACAGCACAAGCTTGAACTAATTCCTCTGGTGCAGGTGTTCGGACACTTGGAG TTTGTGTTAAAACACGAGAAGTATTTCAGATTGAGAGAAGTGGAAGCGTTTCCCAATAGCCTAAACCCTCTGGCCCCAGGAAGCATTGACCTTGTTCAAGACATGTTAACGCAAGTTATGAACAAGCACCCGGAAGCAGAGTGGTTCCACATTGGTGCTGATGAG GTGCGTGGCCTGGGCGAAAGCGAAGACTCGAAGCGCTGGTTGGAAGCCAACAATGGAGACATGGCAAAGCTGTTTCTCAATCATGTGACCGCAGTGGGGAGATTTATGACCAATCTGAAGCGAGGAATCAAGCTGATTTTGTGGGACGACATGTTTAGGACGCTCAGCTCCGACTCTATCAAAG CGTCGGGTTTGCAAGATCTCGCATCGCCCATGATATGGACGTACACCCCAAACATGGATGTGAAAGTGATCG GTAGTTATATCACTAAGTATGAGGAGGCTGGATTTCATGGCGTGTGGTTTGCTAGCGCATTTAAAGGAGCCTCTGGAATTGACCAGATGTGGACTCCAATCAATCACCATTTAAAAAACCACCTACAGTGGCAGCAAGTCATTACATCAATGCCGCAGTACAAGTCTGTGAGATACCAAGGCATTGCGCTGACTGGCTGGCAGAG GTATGAGCATCACACTGTGCTGTGTGAGCTTCTCCCAGTGGCCATCCCTTCTCTGGCTGTCTGTCTTCAGACACTGAAATATG GTTCATTTGATGCCAAGGCACAGAGTGAGGTACAACGCATCCTTGGCTGTGAAATTGAGCTAAGCAAAAATGAATG TAAGGGTGTTTCCTTTCCTGGCTCAGATGTTTATGAAAAGGTGAAGAACATCAAAAACAACCTTGAGAGTTCAGTCAAAAAGATCATGGAAAACTA CCATGTCAGGGGATCATTCAGTTCTTATAATCGCAAACGTAACTTTGCAAACCCACGAAATCTTGGATTTTTCAGAGATGACCTGAAAAA GTTGATGAATGAATGGGATTCCTTTTTACGAACTTTCCGGGAAAGTATGGAGGCTATCTTCTACCCAGACACATTAGAGGAGTGGTTGGAGGAGAACGTCAATGAACACATAGAAACACTTAGTAAAATGGTAGTTGACGTAGAACGAATCATTGCGCTCAATGGACAGCCAAAGGCTGATCCCTTGAAAACTAGGTGA
- the zgc:113333 gene encoding beta-N-acetylhexosaminidase isoform X1: MNSQKLMRLIICGLVIVAMMKFFLSLSTSQGASEKTHQVIQGGKFWASQHIPELNLDKNQEDPVKIEHADPEVKPEVKPEVKPEVKPEVKPEVKPEVKPEVKPEVKPEVKPEVHPEVHPEVHPEVQPEKKDTIQSNKEELKPEIPNNTPTDPLKIVHLDLKGAAPKVKYLKEIFPLLSSLGANGILLEYEDMFPYEGELAILKSSFAYSPEDIEEIKSLAKQHKLELIPLVQVFGHLEFVLKHEKYFRLREVEAFPNSLNPLAPGSIDLVQDMLTQVMNKHPEAEWFHIGADEVRGLGESEDSKRWLEANNGDMAKLFLNHVTAVGRFMTNLKRGIKLILWDDMFRTLSSDSIKASGLQDLASPMIWTYTPNMDVKVIGSYITKYEEAGFHGVWFASAFKGASGIDQMWTPINHHLKNHLQWQQVITSMPQYKSVRYQGIALTGWQRYEHHTVLCELLPVAIPSLAVCLQTLKYGSFDAKAQSEVQRILGCEIELSKNECKGVSFPGSDVYEKVKNIKNNLESSVKKIMENYHVRGSFSSYNRKRNFANPRNLGFFRDDLKKLMNEWDSFLRTFRESMEAIFYPDTLEEWLEENVNEHIETLSKMVVDVERIIALNGQPKADPLKTR; the protein is encoded by the exons ATGAACAGTCAAAAGTTAATGAGGTTAATCATCTGTGGCTTGGTGATTGTTGCCATGATGAAATTTTTCTTAAGCCTCAG CACAAGCCAAGGCGCAAGTGAAAAGACACACCAAGTCATACAAGGTGGTAAGTTCTGGGCTAGCCAGCATATCCCAGAGCTGAATTTGGATAAAAATCAGGAGGATCCTGTCAAAATAGAACATGCAGATCCAGAGGTTAAGCCAGAGGTTAAGCCAGAGGTTAAGCCAGAGGTTAAGCCAGAGGTTAAGCCAGAGGTTAAGCCAGAGGTTAAGCCAGAGGTTAAGCCAGAGGTTAAGCCAGAGGTTAAGCCAGAGGTTCACCCAGAGGTTCACCCAGAGGTTCACCCCGAGGTTCAGCCAGAGAAAAAAGACACGATCCAATCAAACAAAGAGGAGTTGAAACCAGAAATTCCAAACAATACACCGACAGATCCACTAAAGATTGTGCACTTAGATCTGAAAGGTGCAGCACCCAAAGTCAAATATCTCAAAGAG ATATTCCCTCTACTGTCATCTCTGGGTGCTAATGGGATATTGCTGGAATATGAGGATATGTTTCCCTATGAGGGGGAACTCGCAATTCTCAAATCAAGCTTTGCATACAG TCCGGAAGATATAGAGGAAATCAAGTCACTGGCCAAACAGCACAAGCTTGAACTAATTCCTCTGGTGCAGGTGTTCGGACACTTGGAG TTTGTGTTAAAACACGAGAAGTATTTCAGATTGAGAGAAGTGGAAGCGTTTCCCAATAGCCTAAACCCTCTGGCCCCAGGAAGCATTGACCTTGTTCAAGACATGTTAACGCAAGTTATGAACAAGCACCCGGAAGCAGAGTGGTTCCACATTGGTGCTGATGAG GTGCGTGGCCTGGGCGAAAGCGAAGACTCGAAGCGCTGGTTGGAAGCCAACAATGGAGACATGGCAAAGCTGTTTCTCAATCATGTGACCGCAGTGGGGAGATTTATGACCAATCTGAAGCGAGGAATCAAGCTGATTTTGTGGGACGACATGTTTAGGACGCTCAGCTCCGACTCTATCAAAG CGTCGGGTTTGCAAGATCTCGCATCGCCCATGATATGGACGTACACCCCAAACATGGATGTGAAAGTGATCG GTAGTTATATCACTAAGTATGAGGAGGCTGGATTTCATGGCGTGTGGTTTGCTAGCGCATTTAAAGGAGCCTCTGGAATTGACCAGATGTGGACTCCAATCAATCACCATTTAAAAAACCACCTACAGTGGCAGCAAGTCATTACATCAATGCCGCAGTACAAGTCTGTGAGATACCAAGGCATTGCGCTGACTGGCTGGCAGAG GTATGAGCATCACACTGTGCTGTGTGAGCTTCTCCCAGTGGCCATCCCTTCTCTGGCTGTCTGTCTTCAGACACTGAAATATG GTTCATTTGATGCCAAGGCACAGAGTGAGGTACAACGCATCCTTGGCTGTGAAATTGAGCTAAGCAAAAATGAATG TAAGGGTGTTTCCTTTCCTGGCTCAGATGTTTATGAAAAGGTGAAGAACATCAAAAACAACCTTGAGAGTTCAGTCAAAAAGATCATGGAAAACTA CCATGTCAGGGGATCATTCAGTTCTTATAATCGCAAACGTAACTTTGCAAACCCACGAAATCTTGGATTTTTCAGAGATGACCTGAAAAA GTTGATGAATGAATGGGATTCCTTTTTACGAACTTTCCGGGAAAGTATGGAGGCTATCTTCTACCCAGACACATTAGAGGAGTGGTTGGAGGAGAACGTCAATGAACACATAGAAACACTTAGTAAAATGGTAGTTGACGTAGAACGAATCATTGCGCTCAATGGACAGCCAAAGGCTGATCCCTTGAAAACTAGGTGA
- the zgc:113333 gene encoding beta-N-acetylhexosaminidase isoform X4 has product MNSQKLMRLIICGLVIVAMMKFFLSLSTSQGASEKTHQVIQGGKFWASQHIPELNLDKNQEDPVKIEHADPEVKPEVKPEVKPEVHPEVHPEVQPEKKDTIQSNKEELKPEIPNNTPTDPLKIVHLDLKGAAPKVKYLKEIFPLLSSLGANGILLEYEDMFPYEGELAILKSSFAYSPEDIEEIKSLAKQHKLELIPLVQVFGHLEFVLKHEKYFRLREVEAFPNSLNPLAPGSIDLVQDMLTQVMNKHPEAEWFHIGADEVRGLGESEDSKRWLEANNGDMAKLFLNHVTAVGRFMTNLKRGIKLILWDDMFRTLSSDSIKASGLQDLASPMIWTYTPNMDVKVIGSYITKYEEAGFHGVWFASAFKGASGIDQMWTPINHHLKNHLQWQQVITSMPQYKSVRYQGIALTGWQRYEHHTVLCELLPVAIPSLAVCLQTLKYGSFDAKAQSEVQRILGCEIELSKNECKGVSFPGSDVYEKVKNIKNNLESSVKKIMENYHVRGSFSSYNRKRNFANPRNLGFFRDDLKKLMNEWDSFLRTFRESMEAIFYPDTLEEWLEENVNEHIETLSKMVVDVERIIALNGQPKADPLKTR; this is encoded by the exons ATGAACAGTCAAAAGTTAATGAGGTTAATCATCTGTGGCTTGGTGATTGTTGCCATGATGAAATTTTTCTTAAGCCTCAG CACAAGCCAAGGCGCAAGTGAAAAGACACACCAAGTCATACAAGGTGGTAAGTTCTGGGCTAGCCAGCATATCCCAGAGCTGAATTTGGATAAAAATCAGGAGGATCCTGTCAAAATAGAACATGCAGATCCAGAGGTTAAGCCAGAGGTTAAGCCAGAGGTTAAGCCAGAG GTTCACCCAGAGGTTCACCCCGAGGTTCAGCCAGAGAAAAAAGACACGATCCAATCAAACAAAGAGGAGTTGAAACCAGAAATTCCAAACAATACACCGACAGATCCACTAAAGATTGTGCACTTAGATCTGAAAGGTGCAGCACCCAAAGTCAAATATCTCAAAGAG ATATTCCCTCTACTGTCATCTCTGGGTGCTAATGGGATATTGCTGGAATATGAGGATATGTTTCCCTATGAGGGGGAACTCGCAATTCTCAAATCAAGCTTTGCATACAG TCCGGAAGATATAGAGGAAATCAAGTCACTGGCCAAACAGCACAAGCTTGAACTAATTCCTCTGGTGCAGGTGTTCGGACACTTGGAG TTTGTGTTAAAACACGAGAAGTATTTCAGATTGAGAGAAGTGGAAGCGTTTCCCAATAGCCTAAACCCTCTGGCCCCAGGAAGCATTGACCTTGTTCAAGACATGTTAACGCAAGTTATGAACAAGCACCCGGAAGCAGAGTGGTTCCACATTGGTGCTGATGAG GTGCGTGGCCTGGGCGAAAGCGAAGACTCGAAGCGCTGGTTGGAAGCCAACAATGGAGACATGGCAAAGCTGTTTCTCAATCATGTGACCGCAGTGGGGAGATTTATGACCAATCTGAAGCGAGGAATCAAGCTGATTTTGTGGGACGACATGTTTAGGACGCTCAGCTCCGACTCTATCAAAG CGTCGGGTTTGCAAGATCTCGCATCGCCCATGATATGGACGTACACCCCAAACATGGATGTGAAAGTGATCG GTAGTTATATCACTAAGTATGAGGAGGCTGGATTTCATGGCGTGTGGTTTGCTAGCGCATTTAAAGGAGCCTCTGGAATTGACCAGATGTGGACTCCAATCAATCACCATTTAAAAAACCACCTACAGTGGCAGCAAGTCATTACATCAATGCCGCAGTACAAGTCTGTGAGATACCAAGGCATTGCGCTGACTGGCTGGCAGAG GTATGAGCATCACACTGTGCTGTGTGAGCTTCTCCCAGTGGCCATCCCTTCTCTGGCTGTCTGTCTTCAGACACTGAAATATG GTTCATTTGATGCCAAGGCACAGAGTGAGGTACAACGCATCCTTGGCTGTGAAATTGAGCTAAGCAAAAATGAATG TAAGGGTGTTTCCTTTCCTGGCTCAGATGTTTATGAAAAGGTGAAGAACATCAAAAACAACCTTGAGAGTTCAGTCAAAAAGATCATGGAAAACTA CCATGTCAGGGGATCATTCAGTTCTTATAATCGCAAACGTAACTTTGCAAACCCACGAAATCTTGGATTTTTCAGAGATGACCTGAAAAA GTTGATGAATGAATGGGATTCCTTTTTACGAACTTTCCGGGAAAGTATGGAGGCTATCTTCTACCCAGACACATTAGAGGAGTGGTTGGAGGAGAACGTCAATGAACACATAGAAACACTTAGTAAAATGGTAGTTGACGTAGAACGAATCATTGCGCTCAATGGACAGCCAAAGGCTGATCCCTTGAAAACTAGGTGA
- the zgc:113333 gene encoding beta-N-acetylhexosaminidase isoform X2, which yields MNSQKLMRLIICGLVIVAMMKFFLSLSTSQGASEKTHQVIQGGKFWASQHIPELNLDKNQEDPVKIEHADPEVKPEVKPEVKPEVHPEVHPEVHPEVQPEKKDTIQSNKEELKPEIPNNTPTDPLKIVHLDLKGAAPKVKYLKEIFPLLSSLGANGILLEYEDMFPYEGELAILKSSFAYSPEDIEEIKSLAKQHKLELIPLVQVFGHLEFVLKHEKYFRLREVEAFPNSLNPLAPGSIDLVQDMLTQVMNKHPEAEWFHIGADEVRGLGESEDSKRWLEANNGDMAKLFLNHVTAVGRFMTNLKRGIKLILWDDMFRTLSSDSIKASGLQDLASPMIWTYTPNMDVKVIGSYITKYEEAGFHGVWFASAFKGASGIDQMWTPINHHLKNHLQWQQVITSMPQYKSVRYQGIALTGWQRYEHHTVLCELLPVAIPSLAVCLQTLKYGSFDAKAQSEVQRILGCEIELSKNECKGVSFPGSDVYEKVKNIKNNLESSVKKIMENYHVRGSFSSYNRKRNFANPRNLGFFRDDLKKLMNEWDSFLRTFRESMEAIFYPDTLEEWLEENVNEHIETLSKMVVDVERIIALNGQPKADPLKTR from the exons ATGAACAGTCAAAAGTTAATGAGGTTAATCATCTGTGGCTTGGTGATTGTTGCCATGATGAAATTTTTCTTAAGCCTCAG CACAAGCCAAGGCGCAAGTGAAAAGACACACCAAGTCATACAAGGTGGTAAGTTCTGGGCTAGCCAGCATATCCCAGAGCTGAATTTGGATAAAAATCAGGAGGATCCTGTCAAAATAGAACATGCAGATCCAGAG GTTAAGCCAGAGGTTAAGCCAGAGGTTAAGCCAGAGGTTCACCCAGAGGTTCACCCAGAGGTTCACCCCGAGGTTCAGCCAGAGAAAAAAGACACGATCCAATCAAACAAAGAGGAGTTGAAACCAGAAATTCCAAACAATACACCGACAGATCCACTAAAGATTGTGCACTTAGATCTGAAAGGTGCAGCACCCAAAGTCAAATATCTCAAAGAG ATATTCCCTCTACTGTCATCTCTGGGTGCTAATGGGATATTGCTGGAATATGAGGATATGTTTCCCTATGAGGGGGAACTCGCAATTCTCAAATCAAGCTTTGCATACAG TCCGGAAGATATAGAGGAAATCAAGTCACTGGCCAAACAGCACAAGCTTGAACTAATTCCTCTGGTGCAGGTGTTCGGACACTTGGAG TTTGTGTTAAAACACGAGAAGTATTTCAGATTGAGAGAAGTGGAAGCGTTTCCCAATAGCCTAAACCCTCTGGCCCCAGGAAGCATTGACCTTGTTCAAGACATGTTAACGCAAGTTATGAACAAGCACCCGGAAGCAGAGTGGTTCCACATTGGTGCTGATGAG GTGCGTGGCCTGGGCGAAAGCGAAGACTCGAAGCGCTGGTTGGAAGCCAACAATGGAGACATGGCAAAGCTGTTTCTCAATCATGTGACCGCAGTGGGGAGATTTATGACCAATCTGAAGCGAGGAATCAAGCTGATTTTGTGGGACGACATGTTTAGGACGCTCAGCTCCGACTCTATCAAAG CGTCGGGTTTGCAAGATCTCGCATCGCCCATGATATGGACGTACACCCCAAACATGGATGTGAAAGTGATCG GTAGTTATATCACTAAGTATGAGGAGGCTGGATTTCATGGCGTGTGGTTTGCTAGCGCATTTAAAGGAGCCTCTGGAATTGACCAGATGTGGACTCCAATCAATCACCATTTAAAAAACCACCTACAGTGGCAGCAAGTCATTACATCAATGCCGCAGTACAAGTCTGTGAGATACCAAGGCATTGCGCTGACTGGCTGGCAGAG GTATGAGCATCACACTGTGCTGTGTGAGCTTCTCCCAGTGGCCATCCCTTCTCTGGCTGTCTGTCTTCAGACACTGAAATATG GTTCATTTGATGCCAAGGCACAGAGTGAGGTACAACGCATCCTTGGCTGTGAAATTGAGCTAAGCAAAAATGAATG TAAGGGTGTTTCCTTTCCTGGCTCAGATGTTTATGAAAAGGTGAAGAACATCAAAAACAACCTTGAGAGTTCAGTCAAAAAGATCATGGAAAACTA CCATGTCAGGGGATCATTCAGTTCTTATAATCGCAAACGTAACTTTGCAAACCCACGAAATCTTGGATTTTTCAGAGATGACCTGAAAAA GTTGATGAATGAATGGGATTCCTTTTTACGAACTTTCCGGGAAAGTATGGAGGCTATCTTCTACCCAGACACATTAGAGGAGTGGTTGGAGGAGAACGTCAATGAACACATAGAAACACTTAGTAAAATGGTAGTTGACGTAGAACGAATCATTGCGCTCAATGGACAGCCAAAGGCTGATCCCTTGAAAACTAGGTGA
- the zgc:113333 gene encoding beta-N-acetylhexosaminidase isoform X5 — MNSQKLMRLIICGLVIVAMMKFFLSLSTSQGASEKTHQVIQGGKFWASQHIPELNLDKNQEDPVKIEHADPEVKPEVKPEVHPEVHPEVHPEVQPEKKDTIQSNKEELKPEIPNNTPTDPLKIVHLDLKGAAPKVKYLKEIFPLLSSLGANGILLEYEDMFPYEGELAILKSSFAYSPEDIEEIKSLAKQHKLELIPLVQVFGHLEFVLKHEKYFRLREVEAFPNSLNPLAPGSIDLVQDMLTQVMNKHPEAEWFHIGADEVRGLGESEDSKRWLEANNGDMAKLFLNHVTAVGRFMTNLKRGIKLILWDDMFRTLSSDSIKASGLQDLASPMIWTYTPNMDVKVIGSYITKYEEAGFHGVWFASAFKGASGIDQMWTPINHHLKNHLQWQQVITSMPQYKSVRYQGIALTGWQRYEHHTVLCELLPVAIPSLAVCLQTLKYGSFDAKAQSEVQRILGCEIELSKNECKGVSFPGSDVYEKVKNIKNNLESSVKKIMENYHVRGSFSSYNRKRNFANPRNLGFFRDDLKKLMNEWDSFLRTFRESMEAIFYPDTLEEWLEENVNEHIETLSKMVVDVERIIALNGQPKADPLKTR, encoded by the exons ATGAACAGTCAAAAGTTAATGAGGTTAATCATCTGTGGCTTGGTGATTGTTGCCATGATGAAATTTTTCTTAAGCCTCAG CACAAGCCAAGGCGCAAGTGAAAAGACACACCAAGTCATACAAGGTGGTAAGTTCTGGGCTAGCCAGCATATCCCAGAGCTGAATTTGGATAAAAATCAGGAGGATCCTGTCAAAATAGAACATGCAGATCCAGAG GTTAAGCCAGAGGTTAAGCCAGAGGTTCACCCAGAGGTTCACCCAGAGGTTCACCCCGAGGTTCAGCCAGAGAAAAAAGACACGATCCAATCAAACAAAGAGGAGTTGAAACCAGAAATTCCAAACAATACACCGACAGATCCACTAAAGATTGTGCACTTAGATCTGAAAGGTGCAGCACCCAAAGTCAAATATCTCAAAGAG ATATTCCCTCTACTGTCATCTCTGGGTGCTAATGGGATATTGCTGGAATATGAGGATATGTTTCCCTATGAGGGGGAACTCGCAATTCTCAAATCAAGCTTTGCATACAG TCCGGAAGATATAGAGGAAATCAAGTCACTGGCCAAACAGCACAAGCTTGAACTAATTCCTCTGGTGCAGGTGTTCGGACACTTGGAG TTTGTGTTAAAACACGAGAAGTATTTCAGATTGAGAGAAGTGGAAGCGTTTCCCAATAGCCTAAACCCTCTGGCCCCAGGAAGCATTGACCTTGTTCAAGACATGTTAACGCAAGTTATGAACAAGCACCCGGAAGCAGAGTGGTTCCACATTGGTGCTGATGAG GTGCGTGGCCTGGGCGAAAGCGAAGACTCGAAGCGCTGGTTGGAAGCCAACAATGGAGACATGGCAAAGCTGTTTCTCAATCATGTGACCGCAGTGGGGAGATTTATGACCAATCTGAAGCGAGGAATCAAGCTGATTTTGTGGGACGACATGTTTAGGACGCTCAGCTCCGACTCTATCAAAG CGTCGGGTTTGCAAGATCTCGCATCGCCCATGATATGGACGTACACCCCAAACATGGATGTGAAAGTGATCG GTAGTTATATCACTAAGTATGAGGAGGCTGGATTTCATGGCGTGTGGTTTGCTAGCGCATTTAAAGGAGCCTCTGGAATTGACCAGATGTGGACTCCAATCAATCACCATTTAAAAAACCACCTACAGTGGCAGCAAGTCATTACATCAATGCCGCAGTACAAGTCTGTGAGATACCAAGGCATTGCGCTGACTGGCTGGCAGAG GTATGAGCATCACACTGTGCTGTGTGAGCTTCTCCCAGTGGCCATCCCTTCTCTGGCTGTCTGTCTTCAGACACTGAAATATG GTTCATTTGATGCCAAGGCACAGAGTGAGGTACAACGCATCCTTGGCTGTGAAATTGAGCTAAGCAAAAATGAATG TAAGGGTGTTTCCTTTCCTGGCTCAGATGTTTATGAAAAGGTGAAGAACATCAAAAACAACCTTGAGAGTTCAGTCAAAAAGATCATGGAAAACTA CCATGTCAGGGGATCATTCAGTTCTTATAATCGCAAACGTAACTTTGCAAACCCACGAAATCTTGGATTTTTCAGAGATGACCTGAAAAA GTTGATGAATGAATGGGATTCCTTTTTACGAACTTTCCGGGAAAGTATGGAGGCTATCTTCTACCCAGACACATTAGAGGAGTGGTTGGAGGAGAACGTCAATGAACACATAGAAACACTTAGTAAAATGGTAGTTGACGTAGAACGAATCATTGCGCTCAATGGACAGCCAAAGGCTGATCCCTTGAAAACTAGGTGA